In Prosthecochloris sp. GSB1, the following proteins share a genomic window:
- a CDS encoding 2,3,4,5-tetrahydropyridine-2,6-dicarboxylate N-succinyltransferase produces MEFEEIRRSIEELAEIPAADLKSRPEAGDVFRAFKGLLNSGRARSAEKKDGRWQANAWVKQGILVGMKLGVLQESSIPLRGGNDWTFVDKDTYPVRRFGAGDGVRVVPGGSSVRDGAYLAPSVVMMPPAYVNVGAYVDEGTMIDSHALVGSCAQVGRNVHLSAASQIGGVLEPVGAVPVVVEDDVMIGGNCGIYEGTVVRSRAVIGTGVILNASTPVYDLVNGEIIRKNGDGPLTIPEGAVVVAGSRKAKGDFAAEHGLAIYTPLIVKYRDEKTDSATALESALR; encoded by the coding sequence TCCTGAGGCCGGTGATGTTTTCAGGGCGTTCAAGGGGCTGCTGAACAGCGGTCGGGCGAGGTCGGCCGAGAAAAAGGACGGCCGCTGGCAGGCGAACGCCTGGGTGAAGCAGGGTATACTCGTCGGCATGAAACTCGGTGTTCTGCAGGAGAGTTCCATTCCCCTGCGGGGAGGAAACGACTGGACCTTCGTCGACAAGGACACCTATCCCGTCAGACGATTCGGCGCCGGGGACGGCGTGCGGGTGGTGCCTGGCGGATCGTCAGTGCGTGACGGTGCGTATCTCGCTCCTTCGGTGGTTATGATGCCTCCGGCTTATGTAAACGTCGGGGCGTATGTGGACGAAGGGACCATGATCGACTCCCACGCGCTTGTGGGCAGCTGCGCCCAGGTTGGCAGGAACGTGCATCTTTCCGCAGCCTCCCAGATCGGCGGCGTGCTCGAACCGGTCGGCGCGGTTCCCGTGGTTGTAGAGGATGACGTCATGATCGGCGGGAACTGCGGTATTTACGAAGGTACCGTCGTCAGGTCGAGAGCAGTCATCGGGACGGGTGTCATTCTCAACGCTTCCACGCCGGTGTACGACCTGGTCAATGGAGAGATCATCAGAAAAAACGGAGACGGTCCCCTGACGATACCCGAAGGCGCCGTCGTCGTCGCCGGTTCAAGAAAAGCGAAAGGGGATTTTGCCGCCGAACATGGCCTGGCGATCTATACGCCTCTTATCGTCAAGTACAGGGACGAAAAAACAGACAGCGCCACCGCGCTGGAGAGCGCCCTTCGCTGA